The window TTACATCATTCTTTGGATGATTGCGTCACCCTGCTCCTGGGTGATGCCGAGCGGTTGATGCACTATAGGACCTTTTTCCAAAACAGGTTCCATTTGATCCAATGACTGGCGGCTTGTATCATGGTAGAACAACCCAAGCTGCGTTTCATGCCCCGTCTTGACTGCTTGCGCAAGTGCAGCGGCTCTGTCACTTGTGTCATGATTTTCAAGAGATTGGACTCGCTCCTTCCAATAGTCGAAAATCTTCATTTTCTCCTTCTTCCAAGTCACACAAGGACTGATAACGTCAATGAACGCAAACCCTTTGTGTTGCATCCCGTTATACATCAATTCCGCGAGTTGTCTTCCTTCAGAACTAAATGCCCTTGCGACATAAGTCGCACCCGCGACAATTGCCATCGCAACCGGATTGAGAGGTGACTCTAAATTACCGAACGGCGTGCTTTTCGTCTGTTCTCCTACTATAGTCGTCGGTGAGGCTTGCCCAACAGTCAACCCATACGTCTCGTTATTCATGACAATGTAGAGGAGATCAATATTTTTTCGCATCGTATGAATGAAATGATTTCCGCCGATACCGTAACCATCACCATCACCACCCGTGACGACAACATTCAACTCGTGATTGGCAAATTTAGCACCCGTTGCGACTGCTAAAGCGCGACCGTGTAGCGTATGCATCCCGTACGTTTTGACATAACCAGGGAGGTTAGAGGAACACCCGATTCCACTTACAGTCAGGTGATCATGATTGCCACGACCGAGTTTGGCATAAGCGTTTTGTAGCGCATTAAGGACACTAAAATCACCACAACCGGCACACCAATCGGGATTAACATCACCTTTAAAATCTCGCGCTGTAGGTGCACCTTGAATAGGTCTTTCTCGTCTTGCTCGTCTCGCCATCTGATTCATCCTCCTTTGTTAGACAACAATCTCTTGATAGGGGACATAAAGATCTGTTTTACTGTTCAAAAGTTCACGGGTGCCATCAACAACGTGATGCGGCATAAACGGCTCACCGTCGTATTTGCGGATGTGCCCATCTGCCTTAAAGCCGGTCTCACCCCGTAAAAACCGAGCGAATTGACCCGTGTAGTTGCACTCAACGATAATCGAATGCGCAGATTTTGCAAGCACTTCGTTGACGGCATCTTCATCCATTGGATAGAGCCACTTGAAGTGGATATGGTTGGTGGCAATGCCTGCTTCGTTTAACATTTGTGCTGCTTCAGCGATGACACCATGCGTGGACCCCCACCCAATCAAGGTGACTTCGGCATCTTCAGCTCCCTCCAGAGTCGGAGGCGGGAGCAGTTCAACGATGCCTTCCATCTTGCGTTGCCGTTTCTCCATAATATCACGACGTTTATGAGGATTCGTGAATTCATCACTAATCAGCCCCCCATCTTCATCATGATCGTCGGTAGCAACAACGTGCGTATGCCCAGGCGTGCCAGGGATAGCACGGGGCGAAATTCCGCTGTCTGTGATCTGGTAACGCAGATATTCACCATCTGTCTGTCCTTGTCCGGTGATTAATTCCCCACGGTCGATTTTAGGTTGCCAGTTGATAGAATCCGGCACGAATGTCGTGTGACCTTCCGCCAGCGACAAATCCGTGAGCACCATGCCGGGGCACTGAAACTTGTCAATGAGGTTAAAGAGTTCAGGTATTGTATCAAAACCGTCCATCATACTGGTAGGTGAAACAACAATTTTCGGAAAATCACCTTGGCTCGCGCCGAGAACTTGCCATAAATCTCCCTGCTCGGTTTTGGTAGGTAAACCTGTGGAGGGGCCCCCGCGTTGAACATTAACAACAACGATTGGAATTTCCATCATGCCGGCACTGCCAATCGCTTCGGACATGAGTGCGAAACCGCCACCCGATGTGGCACACATTGCGCGTGCACCGGTGTGTGCAGCACCGATTACCATATTGACAACGCTGATTTCATCTTCACATTGCCGAACGATAATACCGAGATCGCGAGCGTTTGGGGCCATCCAGTGGAGAATACCTGTTGATGGACTCATCGGATATGCAGCATAAAATTTGACACCTGCGGCTGCACCGCCCATCGCCATCAGCATATTACCGCTACCGAACGCCAACGGGGTATCCTGTCTCTCAAATTGGACATCTAACGGCGTAAAGTGTTCAGCAGCGTAATCGTAACTTGCACGTGCAGCAGCAATATTCGCATCCACTACTGCTTGACCTTTACGTTTGAGAAATGTCAGAACGATGATGTCCTCAAGCACTGCTAAATCTATCCCTACCAATTGCAAAGCCACACTGGACATACAAACATTCAGCATAAGGGCTTTTCTATCTGGGTCGTTGGTGAGCTCTTTATAGGAAATAGGACACAATTGGATGTCATCTCGTGTTGGAGGCTCTTTCACATGCTCGCTATTATAGATTAAAGCACCACCAGGGGCTACATGTGGCAGATGCTTCTCTACGCTATTGGCATCCAGAGCAATAATCAGATCTATCTTGTCCCCGTGGTTCGCAACAGGTTCAGAACTGATCCGGATCGTCAGGAAGGAGTGACCGCCGCGGATGAGGGATTGATAGGCGGTGTAAGTAAAAACGTTCAGCCCATACCGGGCACAGATTTGGCTGATGCTTTTGCCTGCAGCTTCTATACCCTGCCCGGGTGCCCCTCCTACAGCGATTGCAAAATCGTACTTTGCCATCTTGGCTCCCTTCTAATAATTTTTCGTATTCCAGTCTGATACCGCAGATACGCCACAGTTGGTCTCAATCAATGTTGCGACATCAGATGGATGGACAAATAAGCAAATTGTTCGTTTGTTAATTACATTGCGATATTTGCGCCTTTTTCTTAATATTCATGAACACATATAACATTCTATTTTTTTAATTATACCATGTTTAAGTGATTTTTTCAAGTTTTTTAAATCTCTACGAATGCACTATATAGCAGATTTTATAAACCTGCTCCCCCGATCATAGTATGCCTCTTCAGATTGCAAGTAGCCATTTCCCACTCCGCCACAATCACCTGCCGAGGCAATTTTCCATCTTCTGAATGGTACACCAACACATCGTGCCGATGATATTCGTGCAGTAGGGCAACAAGGGATCGGGAAAAACCTGCTGGAGAAATCAGGAAAGAATATAAAGGACGCGCAATACGACTATACATCAGAAGTTGGGAAAGGTGTGCCAACGTGAGTTTGGTGTTTTTACACTCGACCAAAACCAGCTCGGTCGGTTTATTGGCGTGATGGACAAATCCAACAACATCAACTTTTATATTCCATGAACGCCATTCTCCAAGAAAGTTGCCACGGTTATATGTGCTAAGAAAACGGGAAATTGGGGTATGCGGAAAGGCATGGATATCAATCTCAACTTGACGAAATCGCCCCTTTAGAAAATTCTCTAACCATTGGCACACATCAGGGTACAGGTCCATAACACTCTTCGGACCGACCTTTTCAGGGGTTTTCATGGAAACTTCTCCATTACGTTTGGCTGAACGCTTCAAGTGCCTGTTTTGCTTCCGGGGTTCCAATTTTTTCTAATGCAAAAGCGACATAATTTTGGACCTCTTCGGATTCATCGTCAAGTGCCTTGATAAGCGCAGGTACTGCATCCGCTGCTGCGTCTTCCAGTTTAGCAAGCGTGTACGCAGCATAAGACCGAACATCCTCCGACGGATCGTTCAAAGCATCAATAAGCGCAGGCATCGCACCAATTGCCGCGCTCCCCATCAGATTGAGCGCGCGAGCTGCATATTCGCGGAACTCTTCATTGAGTTTGTCAGATAACGCTTCCACCAAAACCGGTATTGCTGGTTCACCGATGAGGCTAAGCGTATTACCAAGCGCGAGTGCATAGTACCTCTCAGCTATCGCCATCTGATCAATAAGCGCAGGTATTGCCGGTTCACCAATGGCAGCCAAGACCTCAGTGGCTTGCTCAACCACATCCCCAAGATTATCAGCGAGTGCCTCAACAAGTTGCGGTATAGCAGGTTCACCGATAGCAACCAATTCTTCTCTCGCAGCTTCAAGGATATCGTCATCCAGCTCCGACAAATCCTCGATTAAATCCGCTACGATGTGTTCATCGTCCATCTATTCTATTCGCCTTTCTTAACATACGCCAACATTGTGATAAGACGGTCGGTTTGTTCGGGTCGTAAATACTTGTAAAACCATTCCGAAAACTCACGCTCGGCTCTGGTGAGCTGAGCCGTTAGGGTGGGGACGGTGGACTCTCCGATTTCCGCTAAGACCTCCGCAGCGTGGTTCGCCATCTGTTCCATGTAAACAGGAAGTGCGGACTCCTCGATATGGGTATAGAACTCGGCACCATATCCAGAGATATGCCAGCATTCCTGAGTAAGGACATCAATGAGCTGTGGAATAGCCGGTCTACCTATCGCAATTAATTCTGCTTTCGCGGTGTCCCGAATGTTTTCGTCTATATGACCCAACATGACTATCAAATCAGCGATGTGGTGTTTGCTATGCATTGTTTCCCCTCTTTTGTTCTTCTAAGAGTGTGGTAAGGCGTTCGGTTTGTTCTCGGCGCAAGCGTTTGTAGACGCGCTCCGAGATTTCCTGCTTCTCGTACTTATCATCGAGATGCGTAATGAATTCAAGCCTTGCGACGCGGACATGCTCGCGGTCGTCCGGAGTCAGTTTACGAAGCCATCCGGCGTCTGAAGGTGTTGAGGTATTATCAGTATTAGATTCGGTAGTAGTTTTGGCTGTGCGGAGTTTGAAAAGTGCAGCAACGAAAAAACCCCCTGTCAATGCTGCTGCAACAGCGATAAGTATTAGTTGTCCAAGATTAGATGTCTGCGCTGGTAAGGCACCATGCGCAGTGTCCATATTCACGTCGAATGCTAAGTCGATTGTTTTGCCTGCCTCAAACGGCTTTGGCGCAGTACTCTGATAATTTAGATAAATGACCCCGTGGATTTGTTCGCGTCTGGGTGCCCCGAAAAACTTGGCACGCGGCATAAGACCAACACCTTCAGGGACTAAAAATGAGAGTTTTGATGTGGTGAAATTCAGGCGACGGGATAAATCCAGTCCGTCTTTCTCGACATGAAAAATATAAGTGTAGCCTAAGATCGTTCCTCCAGGCGGTAATGGCGTTGTCAGGATGGCGTGATTAGTGGCAGTATCCATCGTAAGGGCTACTGACGAATGCGGTTGAAAAGCCTCAACACCTTTTGGAAGCGCGAAAAGTGCCCCAACCTTTTGTGTGCCGTGTGTTGTTCTAAAAGGTAGATCGCTTAGGTTTTCGATCTCAAATACTTCAATAACTGTAACAGCACCGTCTGGCGGGTGGTCCTCAGGTGGAGGTCCAATAAAGAGACTATGCGTCTTGACACGGACGTGCGTTTTGTCTTCTGTAAACGCCCCAATTTCAAAGTTGATTTTGATATTCGGAGCCCAGGTTGACAGCACCAGATCTTTCTCAATGTAGTCTGTGCCTTCGTAGATAGTTGAAACCGTGTAGTGAACACTGGGATTAAGTGGTAGATTCCCGAAACGGTAGTCCCCATTTTCATCCGTTGTCGTTTCTTGTGTTTCAGCGGTGTCAGCCTTATGTACCGTCAGGGTTACAGGTTGCGAGGCGATGGGTTTCTCGCGTTTTCTGTCAATGACTGTGCCTTGAATGTCGCCCGAATCTGTTGTTTGCTGGGCATGGAGGGTGGAAAGCCAAAAGAGAAGGGTCAAGGCAACCGTTAGTAAGCTACCGATGCGCCACGCGGGAACATAGCGAATCTGCATGTTGCGTTTTGAACGGTTGTATAAAGATGTGTTAGTGTACATATTATGTTTCACGTTGTTGCTGTTTAAATCTCTCAATTTCTGCTTCTACATCTGACAAGGATTCGTTTTCGAGTTGCATGATGACGCGCGCAGTCTCTTGCAAGAGTTCTTCACGTAATTCTTGGTAGTCGGCATCTGAGAGTTTTCCGGTTTCGTAATCTTCGTCAAGGTCTGCAAGTGCGGCGTAACTGTTTTCGCGTTCCTGAAAGAGGGTTCGCCGCCGTTCTTCAACAATTTCCTCTGACGACGCAATAGCTTGCGGACCTGTTTTCGAGAAAATCGGGAATCCCAGATAGATAAGAAGCAGGATCCCAAAAATTACCATCCATAAAAGTACAAGGAAAGACATAACAACCCCTTTTGTAAAGTCGTACACACGTGAAAATCAATTCCGTCGCGAAAAACCTGCTGAGTCTAACTCTCCCGTTTGTACCTTTCAAGTTCAGTCTCAACCTGCTTGACTGCTTCATCCGAAGGTTGTGATTCCAATGCTACCTGCGCGTCCACTGTTACTGATGCCCTCTGCCTTGACTTTCGGAGCACAACAAAGACAATCCCACCAATTACAATCAGAATGACAGCAGGCATAATGTAGGCAAGTATGTTAATACCTTCTACAGGCATGACTGCATAATATTGCGGTCCGTAAGTGTCAAGGTAATCCGTGCGAATTTGCTCAACGGCCTCACCAGCAAGCAACCGATCGCGAAAATTGTTCTCAATATTCATTGCCGTGCTGCACGTACACACTTCAATTGTCTCCCTTACACATCCGCAGTAACAGTAGACTGTAGTTAGCAGCTCCTCTAAATCGGACGTAACCGTGGCATCTTTCATGTCCTCCGGTTCTACCCCAGCGGTACCTTCTGTCTGTGCATACGCGATGACACTAAAATTGCAAGCAATAATAAGCACAATAACCCGAAGACAATTAAGAACTACAGATTCATTGAACAGCATAATGCGATCAAATCTTCCTATTTTCATGGTCTTATTCCTAACCTGTCAAGCGTCTCTATTGCGTTCAGATTTCTCGGCTATCGCGACGATGCCACCCAATACCATTATAGCAACGCCAATCCAGACAACGCCAATCAGAGGGTTGTAATATCCTTGAACGTTCACAACGCCTCCTGTCTTGACATCCGGTGGGATATTGCCCAATGCAACATAGAGGTCGTTCATACCAAAATGTCGGATCGCTGGTTCCTTTGTAGGTTCTTCATCCGGTTTCGACTTGTAATAGGCATGAAGTGCGGGTTCCATTGTCCCTATACGTTTCCCATTCTTTTCAACGTCGAAAATAACGCTGCTCCGAAGATAGTTTCCGTATTCTTTATCAAACGCGTCTCTCATTGTGAGTTTATACTTGCCTACTTCCATTGATTCCCCGAGTGTCATACTTTTGGATTCAAGCAGAAAATAGCCTTTTGATCCCATAATGCCGATATAGAGGATAACGATACCGATATGGATGATGTAACCGCCGTATCGTCTCTTGTTGCGCTGGATAAGGAGGTTCAAGCCGTTGAGGAGAGAGGTTTCCTGTCGCTTCGCTCGGAGTTTCGCCCCGCGATAAAATTCAGCAAAGATTGCAGCAAGCACGAAAACAGCAGCAAAACTACAGAGCACTGAGTACAACGGAAAAGTATATCCTATTAATGCAAGGAATCCCCAGGTCAAAGCACCGCCGACTAAACCGATAACAAGCGGCAACAAAAACATGCGTTTGAAGTTGTTAGGCGTAATTTTCTTCCATGAAATGATTGGACCGGCACCCGTTAAGAATAGCAGCAGTATCCCCGGAATGATGACGACTTGATTGAAAAAGGCTTCAGGAACTGAGGACTTTTCACCGTTAATCGCCTCAGAGATGATTGGCCATAACGTACCCCAGAGGATAATTAGGGTTAACCCGACGAGGAGCCAGTTGTTCAGGACAAAGGCACTTTCACGGGAGAGAAGAGCTTCTAAACGATTCGCGCTCTTGAGTCGGTTCCAACGATAGATGATAAGTGCGATGACCCCGGCAGTTGAAGTTAAGATGAAGCCAAGAAAATACCCACCAATATCCGATTGTGCGAAAGCATGTACCGATGTGATGATTCCACTACGCGTAATAAAAGTCCCTAATAGTGTAAATTGGAAGGCAAGCGTAATTAGGAGGATATTCCAAAGTTTGAGCATATTCCGCTTCTCTTGGATCATCACAGAGTGTAGATAAGCGGTGCCGAGGAGCCACGGCATAAAAGAGGCGTTTTCGACCGGATCCCATGCCCAGTAACCGCCCCAACCGAGTTCTTGGTATGCCCAATTGCCACCAAGCGTGATACCGATCGTCAGAATAATCCACGAAAATAGCATCCATCTACGCGAGCGAAGTATCCAACCGCTTCCGATTCTACCAGATGCGAGTGCACCAACCGCAAACGCAAACGGGACAGTCAGGCTAATCCAACCGATATATAATGTCGGGGGATGGATCGCCATGAGCGGTGTCTGGAGAAGTGGGTTCATTCCTTGACCGTCAGCAGCGACCTGTCCGCCAGGAAACCGAGCGAGTGGATTGTAAACGCCTTCAATTAAGCCTGTGACAAGGATAGTGAAGAATAACTGAACAATAGCGATTGGAATCAGAGAGTAGTCTGCTAAGGTATCGCCTGTCTGTTTGACACGTTGGTAGTTCTGCCAGACGACAATAGCACCAGCACCTGTAAGCACCCAGAGCCAGAGTAGGAGGGAACCGGACATGGCACCCCAGAGTGCCGTTATTTTGTAGAATAGGGGTTGTGCCGCGCTCGATACCTCAAAAACATAGCGCATTGAGAAGTCGTCGGTGACAAAACCGTAGATTAATGCACCCGTCGCGATACTAGTAAGAATGAAGGTGGCAACAACGGCGTTTCTGCCGCTCTGGATGGCACGGGCATTTCGTATGCGGAGCCCGAAGCTGAGAAAGCCAATTGCCCACAAACATGAAAGCACAGAGAGGTATATAGCGGCTTGTCCGATTTCCGCAGTCATTCGCTTCTGTGCCTCCTCACTTTTGAGAGCAAGTTTTGACTTGCAAGCTGCGTCAAAAGGGTGTCGTTGAACATACTGCTAAAGTGTTGTGTATCCCTTATTCTGAAGCATACGAAGTTTCATCTGTAGGTACGGCACTTTCTGCCCCTTCGTATTTTGAGGCACATTTCGTCATGAGTTTCGTAGCAACAACGAGGTTCTGTGCTGCATGGTATCTACCTTCAACGAAAACACTGCCGCCATCTTTAAAGTTATCCGGTTTAAGCTGATCTTCGTAAATCACGTTCACTGTTGCATCGGTCTCGCGGTCTCGGACAGCAAAGGTGAGCTTAAAATTGACGGCATCCCATTGCGAACTCCCTTCTGCGATGAGACCATCAACCTGGACCAACTGATCGTCTGCACTGTTCGCATCCGCCACAAGCGCAGCGGGTGTGAAATGTCGCATACTCGTGCTTCTGGTCATGGCTATTACCAAAAACGCCATACCACTTAGCAAAATGACACTCGCTGCGATCACTTTGAATCTTTTCTGTTTTTGCACCTGAACATCCCTCCATTAATGCGAATCAGTAGGCGCGACTTTTAAGCGTACTGATGAGATAAAACCTTCTCTTTAAAATAATACTTGATTTTACATTCAAAATCAAGTTAAAATAGATTAAATTTGGAAAATCGTGTGGAATCCTACGTAGTCATACGCTTTGTGAAATCTGCAAGCAAATCACAAACGAAAAGGGAGATTTGTGAGAATTTTCGTTTTTCACAAATCTTTTTGCGAAAAATATGGAATTAAATTGGCAACACCATCCATGGGCGGGTGTCTTCCCGGCGACGCTCTGCCCTTTTCACGAGGATGAATCAATTGACGAAGTCGGATTGCGTCAGTATATGCAGGAACTTGCGAGTGTTCCGGGGATAAAAGGCGTTGTCTGTAACGGGCACACCGGCGAAATCATGTCTCTCCGATCGCATGAAAGACAACAGGTTACGCGGGTGACCGCTGAG is drawn from Candidatus Poribacteria bacterium and contains these coding sequences:
- a CDS encoding thiamine pyrophosphate-dependent enzyme, which codes for MARRARRERPIQGAPTARDFKGDVNPDWCAGCGDFSVLNALQNAYAKLGRGNHDHLTVSGIGCSSNLPGYVKTYGMHTLHGRALAVATGAKFANHELNVVVTGGDGDGYGIGGNHFIHTMRKNIDLLYIVMNNETYGLTVGQASPTTIVGEQTKSTPFGNLESPLNPVAMAIVAGATYVARAFSSEGRQLAELMYNGMQHKGFAFIDVISPCVTWKKEKMKIFDYWKERVQSLENHDTSDRAAALAQAVKTGHETQLGLFYHDTSRQSLDQMEPVLEKGPIVHQPLGITQEQGDAIIQRMM
- a CDS encoding 2-oxoacid:acceptor oxidoreductase subunit alpha → MAKYDFAIAVGGAPGQGIEAAGKSISQICARYGLNVFTYTAYQSLIRGGHSFLTIRISSEPVANHGDKIDLIIALDANSVEKHLPHVAPGGALIYNSEHVKEPPTRDDIQLCPISYKELTNDPDRKALMLNVCMSSVALQLVGIDLAVLEDIIVLTFLKRKGQAVVDANIAAARASYDYAAEHFTPLDVQFERQDTPLAFGSGNMLMAMGGAAAGVKFYAAYPMSPSTGILHWMAPNARDLGIIVRQCEDEISVVNMVIGAAHTGARAMCATSGGGFALMSEAIGSAGMMEIPIVVVNVQRGGPSTGLPTKTEQGDLWQVLGASQGDFPKIVVSPTSMMDGFDTIPELFNLIDKFQCPGMVLTDLSLAEGHTTFVPDSINWQPKIDRGELITGQGQTDGEYLRYQITDSGISPRAIPGTPGHTHVVATDDHDEDGGLISDEFTNPHKRRDIMEKRQRKMEGIVELLPPPTLEGAEDAEVTLIGWGSTHGVIAEAAQMLNEAGIATNHIHFKWLYPMDEDAVNEVLAKSAHSIIVECNYTGQFARFLRGETGFKADGHIRKYDGEPFMPHHVVDGTRELLNSKTDLYVPYQEIVV
- a CDS encoding HEAT repeat domain-containing protein, which gives rise to MDDEHIVADLIEDLSELDDDILEAAREELVAIGEPAIPQLVEALADNLGDVVEQATEVLAAIGEPAIPALIDQMAIAERYYALALGNTLSLIGEPAIPVLVEALSDKLNEEFREYAARALNLMGSAAIGAMPALIDALNDPSEDVRSYAAYTLAKLEDAAADAVPALIKALDDESEEVQNYVAFALEKIGTPEAKQALEAFSQT
- a CDS encoding carboxypeptidase-like regulatory domain-containing protein, whose product is MYTNTSLYNRSKRNMQIRYVPAWRIGSLLTVALTLLFWLSTLHAQQTTDSGDIQGTVIDRKREKPIASQPVTLTVHKADTAETQETTTDENGDYRFGNLPLNPSVHYTVSTIYEGTDYIEKDLVLSTWAPNIKINFEIGAFTEDKTHVRVKTHSLFIGPPPEDHPPDGAVTVIEVFEIENLSDLPFRTTHGTQKVGALFALPKGVEAFQPHSSVALTMDTATNHAILTTPLPPGGTILGYTYIFHVEKDGLDLSRRLNFTTSKLSFLVPEGVGLMPRAKFFGAPRREQIHGVIYLNYQSTAPKPFEAGKTIDLAFDVNMDTAHGALPAQTSNLGQLILIAVAAALTGGFFVAALFKLRTAKTTTESNTDNTSTPSDAGWLRKLTPDDREHVRVARLEFITHLDDKYEKQEISERVYKRLRREQTERLTTLLEEQKRGNNA
- a CDS encoding cytochrome c-type biogenesis protein CcmH is translated as MKIGRFDRIMLFNESVVLNCLRVIVLIIACNFSVIAYAQTEGTAGVEPEDMKDATVTSDLEELLTTVYCYCGCVRETIEVCTCSTAMNIENNFRDRLLAGEAVEQIRTDYLDTYGPQYYAVMPVEGINILAYIMPAVILIVIGGIVFVVLRKSRQRASVTVDAQVALESQPSDEAVKQVETELERYKRES
- a CDS encoding heme lyase CcmF/NrfE family subunit, encoding MTAEIGQAAIYLSVLSCLWAIGFLSFGLRIRNARAIQSGRNAVVATFILTSIATGALIYGFVTDDFSMRYVFEVSSAAQPLFYKITALWGAMSGSLLLWLWVLTGAGAIVVWQNYQRVKQTGDTLADYSLIPIAIVQLFFTILVTGLIEGVYNPLARFPGGQVAADGQGMNPLLQTPLMAIHPPTLYIGWISLTVPFAFAVGALASGRIGSGWILRSRRWMLFSWIILTIGITLGGNWAYQELGWGGYWAWDPVENASFMPWLLGTAYLHSVMIQEKRNMLKLWNILLITLAFQFTLLGTFITRSGIITSVHAFAQSDIGGYFLGFILTSTAGVIALIIYRWNRLKSANRLEALLSRESAFVLNNWLLVGLTLIILWGTLWPIISEAINGEKSSVPEAFFNQVVIIPGILLLFLTGAGPIISWKKITPNNFKRMFLLPLVIGLVGGALTWGFLALIGYTFPLYSVLCSFAAVFVLAAIFAEFYRGAKLRAKRQETSLLNGLNLLIQRNKRRYGGYIIHIGIVILYIGIMGSKGYFLLESKSMTLGESMEVGKYKLTMRDAFDKEYGNYLRSSVIFDVEKNGKRIGTMEPALHAYYKSKPDEEPTKEPAIRHFGMNDLYVALGNIPPDVKTGGVVNVQGYYNPLIGVVWIGVAIMVLGGIVAIAEKSERNRDA
- a CDS encoding cytochrome c maturation protein CcmE is translated as MQKQKRFKVIAASVILLSGMAFLVIAMTRSTSMRHFTPAALVADANSADDQLVQVDGLIAEGSSQWDAVNFKLTFAVRDRETDATVNVIYEDQLKPDNFKDGGSVFVEGRYHAAQNLVVATKLMTKCASKYEGAESAVPTDETSYASE